The Cucumis melo cultivar AY chromosome 5, USDA_Cmelo_AY_1.0, whole genome shotgun sequence genome has a segment encoding these proteins:
- the LOC103491502 gene encoding uncharacterized protein LOC103491502 codes for MATRRPKWQYPQPAPPTPRILHFPRRPRMRRRPSKSLPTKPTSDGRGKLEALFGQEREFLKEGFPVVLMDGERERGGYGVGAAAAEEKWRFQAEMLRAECNLLRMEREITNKKLEKMKSRMERTLKSAVQALVSGRNKIYEGKDTKMVLEDEINHLAQKLERLRRGSRDKQIELKKSSNFDKQASLLQKKLEKIGEDTDELKVIETKKTCRDQESFISNGKFNNVQVDVLKRKMEDLSKGTLLERMREECRSMLSTPATSSVRTATLANLDSTLQEQNQCSGHCKAIIRRITEQVKAEKDQWSQMQEMLNQVREEMEELQVSREFWKDQALESESQIQSLQSSVEEWKEKAMAHESKVKKKGQGSVSPPDEMEKHVLICRVKEKKNHNLVLHARDVRSRRREISIDELQQEQQQQQQKLHTQIKTIEKIQRLPFREIGNHLHK; via the exons ATGGCTACTAGAAGGCCTAAATGGCAGTACCCACAACCGGCGCCGCCGACTCCGAGGATTCTCCACTTTCCAAGGAGGCCAAGGATGCGGCGGCGGCCGTCCAAGAGTTTACCAACAAAACCCACTTCAGATGGGAGAGGGAAGCTCGAGGCGTTGTTTGGTCAGGAACGGGAGTTTTTGAAGGAGGGTTTTCCGGTTGTTTTGATGGATGGTGAGAGAGAGAGGGGAGGTTATGGGGTAGGTGCTGCGGCCGCGGAAGAGAAGTGGCGGTTTCAGGCGGAAATGTTGAGGGCGGAGTGTAATCTGTTGAGGATGGAAAGAGAGATTACTAACAAGAAATTGGAGAAGATGAAGAGTCGAATGGAAAGGACTCTGAAATCGGCTGTTCAAGCTCTTGTTTCT GGGAGAAACAAGATATATGAAGGCAAGGACACGAAGATGGTATTGGAGGATGAGATCAACCATTTGGCTCAGAAACTCGAGAGGTTGCGAAGAGGATCGAGAGATAAACAAATAGAACTTAAGAAGAGTAGTAATTTTGACAAACAAGCGTCATTGCTACAGAAAAAGCTTGAGAAAATTGGAGAGGATACTGATGAACTGAAAGTTATAGAAACGAAGAAGACTTGTAGAGATCAAGAAAGCTTCATATCAAATGGCAAATTCAAT AATGTTCAGGTGGATgttttgaagagaaaaatggaggATCTGTCTAAGGGAACTTTGTTAGAGAGAATGAGGGAGGAATGTAGGTCTATGCTTTCCACTCCAGCCACCAGCTCCGTCCGCACCGCCACTCTAGCGAATctg GACTCAACATTACAAGAACAAAATCAATGCTCAGGGCATTGCAAGGCGATTATTCGAAGAATCACAGAGCAAGTTAAAGCTGAAAAAGATCAATGGTCACAAATGCAAGAGATGTTGAATCAAGTAAGGgaagaaatggaagaattaCAGGTTTCTCGTGAGTTTTGGAAAGATCAAGCCCTAGAATCCGAATCACAAATCCAATCTCTTCAATCCTCC GTTGAAGAATGGAAAGAGAAGGCAATGGCGCATGAAAGCAAAGTGAAGAAGAAGGGACAAGGTTCAGTTTCACCACCAGATGAAATGGAGAAGCATGTGTTGATTTGCCGagtgaaggagaagaagaatcATAATCTAGTTCTCCATGCAAGGGATGTTCGAAGCAGACGGAGAGAGATCTCCATTGATGAAttacaacaagaacaacaacaacaacaacaaaaacttCATACGCAAATCAAAACGATTGAGAAAATTCAGCGATTACCTTTTCGAGAAATCGGGAACCATCTTCATAAGTGA